The Deinococcus hopiensis KR-140 sequence CACGGCCACGATGGTGCCACTGGCAGGAGCGTAGATGTCGGAGGCCGTTTTCACGCTCTCCACGACGGCCACCGTCTCGCCCGCCGTGACCACGCGGCCCACCTCGGGCAGTTCGACGTATACCACGTCGCCGAGCTGGTCCTGGGCAAAGTCGGAGATGCCGACGGTGCCGTCAGCGGCGAGCCATTCGTGGGAGGCGGCGTACTTCAGTTCGGAGGGGGTTTGCATGGGGTGATTCTCCTATACGTCGGGGCCGGGCGTGTCATCCCGCAAAGGGCGGCTTAAGCTCTCTTGTAAAAGGGGAGGTCTACCCGCCGCGCCGGATGCGCCTTGCCCCGCACCTCCACCTCGAAGGTGTCGCTGGAAGCCACGTCGGCGTTTACGAGCGCCATGGCGATGG is a genomic window containing:
- the gcvH gene encoding glycine cleavage system protein GcvH — its product is MQTPSELKYAASHEWLAADGTVGISDFAQDQLGDVVYVELPEVGRVVTAGETVAVVESVKTASDIYAPASGTIVAVNEDLSGSPELVNSGPYEGGWLFKLDVTEESGDLMDAEAYSAANS